In Lepisosteus oculatus isolate fLepOcu1 chromosome 17, fLepOcu1.hap2, whole genome shotgun sequence, a genomic segment contains:
- the LOC138223892 gene encoding chitin synthase chs-1-like has protein sequence MDDERTKKEEIRQSWDHFREVPDIQDEQKPRKLFRFIHYVICTLIGLTVFALGFFSKSSLLLLITVSSSSSTTISTRAFGLLLLGCTLIVPSILTLAKSLWKIAFKDSKTPSAKTIFWVLASELLVAAGAAILTVVAMPHLDILTNVMILNGVCALPAVLQVASRAVTKDSSRRFIAPPLLAVVLLVAGFVFLLVGYQIEISGQKASRDMYMYAGLAIGGTLIVSLNWWENFSTRFDIRFLRGVIKDIHRSKNFCYVISSTVRILVTVAVVGIYVPLSGQDWASVKKVSRNTVIVTLSLFGIQAISSALCHWFVVVACKLHALRRGFIVPTILTSPAVLLAFVLVFVTRYETALSDSGAGNFSLSLFCQTFRNFTNKGIVAVETLTKDVTQSMCSRNAIVQVDKVGLSLLAASEFSWFVGLLLSTVHVWVTPIQRIERTSELFVRRLYEAAFIDQSQLLNMRFEILKKHSSHGVHKDPVKVYLCATMWHETYDEMMKILISMFRLDRHRPKKHRKTDMSIEAHIFFDDAFKEIEDAQGVKKHCVNEYAETLVEVIKEVYLVFSDETHNIFNGAKPLSGAGEQKIIQTPYGGRLCYKLPRGNLLVVHFKDKQLIRHKKRWSQIMYLYYLLGWKLDRKYFEKQENGEDEKTLQEQLKKERHNTYILALDGDTDFQPAAVMLLVDRLRLYADVGAACGRIHPTGTGPMVWYQKFEYAVGHWLQKTAEHVFGSVLCSPGCFSLFRGAALMDDNVMKRYTTKATEASHYVQYDQGEDRWLCTLLLQQGWRVEYNAASDAYTNAPQEFKEFYNQRRRWGPSTLANTIDLLGSGSLTAQKNKSISRLYIVYQVFTMISTILGPATVCLMIAGSFSFVFNINPNVALALAIVPPAIYLLLCFRLKSDTQISIAAFLSVIYAFLMTATVLSIIGEMVKQQTFVTPSGLFFISLVILNLVTAALHPQEFPLLIHGLLYFISIPSGYLLLTIYSIVNMDNVSWGTRETGSQAKAGPRRGPQKHVAFEKTCKCLCWNIEIQVNRDEKVAAAPELQLQAQEDRAGSGTSPSELHNPSEEDSTPEDIWMTQLQEKSDDLELKEDTLDDDEVLFWEDLIERYLKPLSEDKAKQAQIKKDLKSLRNKVTFTFFIINCLWVVATFFLQAIGSPVSIKIPKIYSNGSIAKDQNIFIDPIGLMFLLSFAGLLLIQFIAMGYHRYVCYLFHKSLSILLFFNILFLCISFPWCEHTVRFLCCSPLNVGLPV, from the exons ATGGACGATGAAAGAACgaagaaagaagaaataag GCAGTCCTGGGATCACTTCAGAGAGGTGCCCGACATTCAGGATGAACAGAAACCCAGGAAGCTGTTCAGGTTCATCCACTATGTTATCTGCACTCTAATTGGACTGACAGTCTTTGCTCTTGGCTTTTTCAGCAAG tcctccctgctcctcctAATAACAGTGTCCAGCAGTTCTTCTACCACCATCTCAACAAGAGCCTTCGGACTCCTGCTCTTAGGCTGCACTCTGATCGTTCCCAGCATCCTCACGTTGGCCAAGAGCCTTTGGAAAATTGCCTTTAAAGACTCAAAGACACCCTCAGCAAAGACCATCTTCTGG GTGCTGGCAAGTGAACTTCTGGTGGCTGCTGGTGCAGCGATTCTCACCGTCGTTGCTATGCCTCATTTAGACATCCTAACGAATGTGATGATACTGAACGGTGTTTGTGCATTGCCTGCAGTCCTGCAAGTGGCCAGTCGGGCTGTAACAAAAGATAGCTCCAGACGGTTCATAGCACCTCCTCTGTTAGCTGTTGTCCTGCTGGTAGCTGGTTTTGTGTTTCTACTTGTTGGTTACCAAATTGAGATCAGTGGGCAAAAGGCCAGCAGAGATATGTACATGTATGCTGGCCTTGCTATAGGAGGGACATTGATCGTTTCCCTTAACTGGTGGGAGAATTTTTCAACCAGGTTTGACATCAGATTCCTTCGGGGAGTCATTAAGGACATCCACCGCTCCAAAAACTTCTGCTATGTCATCTCCAGCACTGTCAGAATCCTGGTCACTGTGGCTGTTGTAGGGATCTATGTCCCCCTGTCAGGACAAGACTGGGCTTCTGTCAAAAAAGTGTCAAGAAACACAGTCATAGTCACTCTGAGCCTGTTTGGCATCCAGGCCATTTCCTCAGCCCTCTGCCACTGGTTTGTGGTGGTGGCCTGTAAACTTCACGCTCTCCGGCGTGGCTTCATCGTGCCCACGATTCTCACGTCCCCGGCTGTGTTACTGGCTTTCGTGTTGGTGTTTGTGACACGTTATGAGACAGCTCTGAGCGACTCCGGTGCAGGCAATTTTTCACTGAGTTTGTTCTGTCAGACTTTTCGCAACTTCACAAACAAGGGGATTGTGGCAGTAGAAACTCTGACCAAGGACGTTACCCAGAGTATGTGTAGCAGGAATGCGATAGTTCAGGTGGATAAAGTGGGCTTGTCACTGCTGGCAGCTTCAGAATTCAGCTGGTTTGTCGGACTGCTGCTGTCCACAGTCCACGTCTGGGTCACCCCAATTCAGCGCATCGAGAGGACCTCAGAGCTCTTTGTGAGGCGCCTGTATGAAGCTGCCTTCATAGACCAGTCCCAGCTGCTCAACATGCGATTTGAGATTCTGAAGAAACATTCAAGTCACGG AGTTCACAAAGACCCAGTGAAAGTTTACCTGTGTGCTACAATGTGGCACGAGACGTATGATGAAATGATGAAAATTCTCATCTCAATGTTCAG GCTGGACAGACACAGGCCGAAgaaacataggaagacagacatgaGCATTGAAGCCCACATTTTCTTTGATGATGCGTTTAAGGAGATCGAAGATGCACAGGGTGTCAAGAAGCACTGTGTGAATGAATACGCTGAGACCTTGGTGGAAGTTATCAAAGAAGTCTACTT GGTGTTCAGTGATGAAACACACAACATATTTAATGGAGCCAAGCCCCTATCTGGCGCTGGAGAACAGAAAATCATACAAACTCCCTATGGTGGCCGTCTTTGTTACAAACTTCCACGCGGAAACCTGCTGGTTGTCCACTTCAAAGATAAACAACTGATTCGGCACAAGAAGCGCTGGTCTCAG ATCATGTACCTGTACTATCTGCTCGGCTGGAAGCTTGACAGGAAGTACTTTGAGAAGCAGGAGAATGGCGAAGATGAGAAAACTCTACAGGAGCAGCTGAAG AAAGAAAGACACAACACATACATTCTAGCCTTGGATGGAGACACTGACTTCCAGCCTGCGGCAGTCATGCTGTTGGTGGATCGTCTCAGGCTGTATGCTGATGTGGGAGCAGCCTGTGGCAGGATTCACCCGACTGGCACAG GCCCTATGGTGTGGTACCAGAAGTTTGAATACGCTGTTGGCCACTGGCTTCAGAAGACAGCAGAGCATGTGTTTGGCAGTGTGCTCTGCAGCCCCGGCTGCTTCAGTTTGTTCAGAGGAGCCGCCCTCATGGATGACAACGTCATGAAGAGATACACCACCAAGGCCACAGAGGCAAGCCACTATGTGCAGTATGACCAGG GTGAGGACCGCTGGCTGTGCACACTGCTGCTGCAGCAGGGCTGGAGAGTGGAGTACAACGCTGCCTCAGATGCCTACACCAACGCCCCCCAGGAGTTCAAAGAGTTCTACAACCAGAGGCGCCGCTGGGGGCCCTCCACCCTGGCAAACACCATCGACCTTCTGGGCTCGGGCTCACTGACGGCACAGAAAAACAAGTCCATTTCCAGGCTTTACATTGTCTACCAGGTATTCACCATGATCTCCACCATCCTGGGGCCTGCCACCGTGTGTTTGATGATTGCAG GCAGCTTCTCGTTTGTCTTCAACATCAATCCTAATGTGGCCCTTGCTTTGGCTATCGTGCCCCCTGCCATCTACCTGCTGCTCTGCTTCAGACTAAAATCTGACACCCAGATCTCCATCGCTGCCTTCTTGAGCGTTATCTACGCGTTCCTGATGACAGCCACTGTCCTCTCGATTATAG GGGAAATGGTCAAGCAGCAAACCTTTGTGACTCCCAGCGGTCTGTTCTTCATATCTTTAGTCATTCTCAATCTAGTAACAGCAGCACTTCACCCACAGGAGTTCCCTTTGCTTATACACGGGCTGCTCTACTTCATCAGCATCCCCAGTGGATATCTGCTGCTGACCATATACTCCATAGTGAACATGGACAATGTATCCTGGGGAACTCGGGAAACTGGCAGCCAGGCCAAGGCAGGGCCCCGCAGAGGCCCTCAGAAACATGTGGCTTTTGAGAAAACGTGCAAATGCCTCTGCTGGAACATCGAGATACAAGTGAACAGAGATGAGAAAGTAGCAGCAGCTCCAGAGCTCCAACTACAAGCCCAGGAGGACAGAGCTGGAAGTGGAACCAGCCCTTCAGAGCTCCACAACCCCAG tgaaGAAGATTCCACCCCAGAAGACA TATGGATGACACAGCTGCAAGAGAAGTCAGATGATCTTGAACTGAAGGAAGACACTCTTGATGAT GATGAAGTGCTCTTCTGGGAGGATCTCATAGAGAGGTACCTAAAGCCACTGTCTGAAGACAAAGCCAAGCAAGCCCAAATTAAAAAAGATCTCAAAAGCCTCAGAAACAAG GTCACTTTCACTTTCTTCATCATCAATTGTTTGTGGGTGGTGGCCACATTCTTCCTCCAGGCTATTGGCTCTCCAGTTAGTATCAAGATTCCAAAGATTTATTCAAATGGGTCAATAGCAAAAGACCAGAACATTTTTATAGATCCAATTGGGCTGATGTTCCTGTTGTCCTTTGCTGGCCTGCTGCTCATTCAGTTCATTGCTATGGGATACCACAGGTACGTCTGTTACCTCTTCCACAAGAGTTtaagcattttattatttttcaacatCCTATTCTTATGCATTAGCTTCCCATGGTGTGAGCACACAGTAAGATTTTTATGTTGCTCACCATTGAATGTAGGTCTACCAGTTTAA